A genome region from Schaalia sp. 19OD2882 includes the following:
- a CDS encoding MucR family transcriptional regulator, translated as MHYKRRWKGRLWSGPALGAPAGAGEFGILDETDDGLLCHECGRRFEHLAAHVRPAHGLTAAEYRDLYGLPRGTPLVTSRISAAHSERARRVDSAGYLDGHRDPTRASHSRGPDAIQAVSRSRMQRGSGGRRT; from the coding sequence ATGCACTACAAGCGCCGGTGGAAGGGACGTCTATGGTCTGGGCCGGCACTCGGAGCGCCGGCAGGAGCAGGCGAGTTCGGCATCCTGGATGAGACCGACGATGGGTTGCTGTGCCACGAGTGTGGGCGACGATTCGAGCACCTGGCAGCGCACGTGCGTCCAGCGCACGGCCTCACCGCAGCGGAGTACCGCGACCTGTACGGCCTGCCGCGAGGTACGCCACTTGTCACGTCGAGGATCAGCGCAGCGCACAGTGAGCGGGCGCGCAGGGTCGACAGCGCCGGGTACCTCGATGGTCACCGTGATCCCACGCGCGCGTCGCACTCGCGCGGGCCAGACGCCATACAGGCGGTGTCACGCAGTCGCATGCAGCGCGGGAGTGGTGGCCGGCGGACATGA
- a CDS encoding DUF2746 domain-containing protein, giving the protein MIEVLADEKVATAVVTLLVAVLGLAAAGVGVGITYLNNLRRHLQESREDTKAIRESTVNSHSTNLREDVDALAGQVREGMTAISLSLRRADARAEREHAERVADIRLIREDFGRLRTDLQAVQASVQRADARVDTLTRTVPDT; this is encoded by the coding sequence ATGATCGAGGTCCTGGCCGACGAGAAGGTGGCCACCGCCGTGGTCACCCTCCTCGTCGCCGTCCTCGGTCTGGCCGCTGCTGGAGTCGGGGTCGGCATCACCTACCTGAACAACCTCCGCAGGCACCTCCAGGAGAGTCGGGAGGACACGAAGGCGATCCGAGAGTCCACGGTCAACAGCCACTCGACCAACCTGCGAGAGGACGTGGATGCTCTGGCGGGACAGGTCCGCGAGGGCATGACGGCAATCTCGCTGTCCCTACGCAGGGCCGACGCGAGAGCTGAGCGCGAGCACGCCGAGCGGGTCGCTGACATCCGGCTCATCCGCGAGGATTTCGGCCGCCTGCGCACGGACCTGCAGGCTGTGCAGGCCTCGGTGCAGCGAGCCGACGCGCGGGTGGACACGCTCACCAGGACAGTCCCGGACACATGA
- a CDS encoding holin — MSIYTTTTFWVGAGERAIKTAAQTMLALVTVGTAVTALDWTSIAAITATATIASVLTSIADPKATATDAEPAYALRHRGGDAA, encoded by the coding sequence GTGAGCATCTACACCACCACAACGTTCTGGGTCGGCGCTGGCGAGCGTGCGATCAAGACGGCCGCGCAGACCATGCTGGCCCTGGTCACGGTCGGCACCGCCGTCACCGCCCTGGACTGGACCTCGATCGCCGCGATCACCGCGACCGCGACCATCGCGTCCGTCCTGACCTCCATCGCCGACCCGAAGGCCACTGCGACCGACGCCGAGCCCGCGTACGCGCTCAGGCATCGAGGAGGCGACGCTGCATGA
- a CDS encoding CHAP domain-containing protein, with translation MMATARQVLAIATGELGYNRYDDPAEGTKYGRWYAQTHGSYFGASGVPFCAMGVSWTLSRAGMTPPGGHFAYVPAGIAAARREGRLVDIHDAAPGDLVCFDWDDDGEADHIGIVELNRGSYVQTIEFNTSGSWAGSQSDGGGVYRRTRGWGSICAMIRPAYDHASAVLDALVVDGIWGPQTTRALQEINRTPADGVISDQWSGSSREMPACSADSWEWVDDPAEGSTLVRALQTAFGVTVDGIWGPETTRGMQAYYGVTIDAILGPDTVSAMQKAVNKQKGRRK, from the coding sequence ATGATGGCAACCGCGCGACAGGTTCTCGCAATCGCTACGGGTGAGCTCGGCTACAACCGATACGACGATCCAGCCGAGGGGACGAAGTACGGGCGCTGGTACGCGCAGACGCACGGTTCCTACTTCGGGGCTTCCGGAGTCCCGTTCTGCGCCATGGGCGTGTCCTGGACACTCTCGCGCGCAGGAATGACTCCTCCGGGCGGTCACTTCGCGTACGTGCCTGCCGGGATCGCGGCTGCACGCCGTGAGGGGCGTCTGGTCGACATCCACGATGCGGCCCCCGGCGACCTCGTCTGCTTCGACTGGGATGACGACGGCGAAGCTGATCACATCGGCATCGTCGAGCTCAACCGCGGCTCGTACGTGCAGACGATTGAGTTCAACACGTCGGGATCGTGGGCGGGCTCGCAGTCGGACGGCGGTGGCGTCTACCGGCGCACCCGCGGTTGGGGCAGCATCTGCGCGATGATCCGCCCCGCCTACGACCACGCGAGCGCCGTGTTGGACGCCCTCGTCGTCGACGGCATTTGGGGGCCTCAGACCACGCGAGCCCTGCAGGAGATCAACCGCACCCCCGCGGACGGTGTCATCTCGGACCAGTGGAGCGGGTCGAGCCGGGAGATGCCCGCGTGCTCGGCCGACTCGTGGGAGTGGGTCGACGACCCTGCGGAAGGGTCCACCCTCGTCCGCGCGCTCCAGACGGCCTTCGGCGTCACCGTCGACGGCATCTGGGGTCCTGAGACCACCCGAGGAATGCAGGCCTACTACGGCGTCACCATCGACGCCATCCTTGGGCCGGACACGGTCTCGGCCATGCAGAAAGCCGTCAACAAGCAGAAGGGACGCCGCAAGTGA